A stretch of the Pseudomonas helvetica genome encodes the following:
- a CDS encoding bifunctional protein-serine/threonine kinase/phosphatase, whose translation MSLQLSFAEASAIGPRDENQDALRLVTPAAELAASKGFLFAIADGVSQCADGGLAARATLQALALDYYATPQTWAVAQALDRLLLAQNRWLQANGGGQPLLTTVSALVLRGRRFTLAHVGDCRVYRWHADQLQRITEDHVWEQPGMQHVLKRALGLDQHLVLDFLDGELRAGESFVLLSDGVWATLGDTAIAAILRDQPDLDSAAQTLVNAAHLAGSQDNASALLVRVDALGETSIGDTLIQLQQWPLPPPLKPGQAFEGWHVERLLGQSQQSLIYRVRDGQQQPWLLKTLPSSLNNDTTAAQALLSEEWFLKRVAGRSFPEVHPAAQRQHLYYVMREYPGVTLAELFAQNGPLPLPQWQQLAERLLRAVGMLHRRQIFHRDIKPENLLLSEDGELRLLDFGLAYCTGLSEDQSNALPGTPSYIAPEAFNGSPPTPQQDLYAVGVTLYYLATGHYPYGEIEAFQRPRFGLPINANRYRPDLPDWLGQSLERAVCADPAQRYETAEEWLLLLEQGERRSLSVRPRPLLEREPLKVWRTLALVSLLINLVLLYLLLHS comes from the coding sequence ATGAGCCTGCAATTGAGCTTCGCCGAGGCCAGCGCCATCGGCCCACGGGACGAAAACCAGGACGCCCTGCGCCTGGTCACGCCCGCCGCTGAACTGGCGGCGAGCAAGGGGTTTCTGTTCGCCATCGCCGACGGCGTCAGTCAATGCGCCGATGGCGGGCTCGCAGCCAGGGCAACCTTGCAGGCCTTGGCCCTCGATTACTACGCCACGCCGCAAACCTGGGCTGTGGCGCAAGCGCTGGACCGTCTGCTGCTGGCGCAGAATCGCTGGTTGCAGGCCAATGGCGGCGGCCAGCCATTGCTCACCACCGTCAGCGCGCTGGTGCTGCGCGGTCGTCGCTTCACGTTGGCGCATGTTGGCGATTGTCGGGTGTATCGCTGGCACGCCGACCAGTTGCAGCGCATCACTGAGGACCACGTCTGGGAACAACCGGGCATGCAGCATGTGCTCAAGCGCGCATTGGGACTGGATCAGCATCTGGTGCTGGACTTTCTCGATGGTGAATTGCGCGCCGGTGAGAGCTTCGTCCTGCTGAGCGACGGCGTTTGGGCGACGCTGGGCGACACCGCCATCGCGGCCATTCTGCGCGATCAACCCGACCTAGACAGCGCGGCGCAAACTCTGGTCAACGCCGCTCACCTGGCCGGCAGTCAGGACAACGCCAGCGCGCTGCTGGTACGAGTCGACGCCCTTGGCGAAACGAGCATCGGCGATACGCTGATCCAGCTGCAGCAATGGCCATTGCCACCGCCGCTCAAACCCGGTCAGGCCTTCGAGGGCTGGCACGTCGAGAGGCTGCTCGGGCAAAGTCAGCAGTCACTGATTTACCGTGTTCGTGATGGGCAGCAACAGCCCTGGCTACTGAAGACGCTTCCCTCATCGTTGAACAACGACACCACGGCCGCCCAGGCGCTGCTCTCTGAAGAGTGGTTTCTCAAGCGCGTTGCCGGTCGAAGCTTTCCGGAAGTTCACCCGGCGGCGCAACGTCAGCACCTGTATTACGTGATGCGCGAGTATCCGGGGGTGACCCTGGCCGAGCTGTTCGCGCAAAACGGCCCGTTGCCGCTGCCCCAATGGCAACAACTGGCCGAACGTTTGCTGCGGGCGGTGGGCATGCTGCATCGGCGGCAGATCTTCCATCGCGACATCAAACCGGAAAACCTGCTGCTGTCTGAGGACGGTGAGTTACGGCTGCTGGATTTCGGCCTGGCATACTGCACCGGTTTATCCGAAGACCAATCGAACGCGCTGCCGGGCACCCCGAGTTATATCGCCCCGGAAGCGTTCAACGGGAGTCCACCGACACCGCAACAGGATCTGTATGCCGTCGGCGTGACGCTTTATTACCTGGCCACCGGGCATTATCCCTACGGCGAAATCGAAGCCTTTCAACGTCCGCGCTTTGGCCTGCCAATCAACGCCAATCGTTATCGGCCGGATTTACCCGACTGGCTGGGACAAAGCCTGGAGCGTGCGGTGTGCGCCGACCCGGCGCAACGCTATGAAACGGCGGAGGAATGGTTGCTGCTGCTGGAACAAGGCGAACGGCGCAGTTTGAGTGTACGGCCCAGGCCGTTGCTGGAACGTGAACCGTTGAAGGTGTGGCGGACGTTGGCGCTGGTGTCGTTGTTGATCAATCTGGTGTTGCTGTATCTGCTGCTCCATTCCTGA
- a CDS encoding NarK/NasA family nitrate transporter: protein MNSSFWKSGHTPTLFSAFLYFDLSFMVWYLLGPLAVQIAADLHLTTQQRGLVVATPILAGAFLRFVMGLLADRLSPKTAGLIGQVIVICALFGAWKLGIHSYEQALLLGLFLGMAGASFAVALPLASQWYPPQHQGKAMGIAGAGNSGTVFAALIAPMLAASFGWSNVFGFALIPLILTLIIFAWLAKNAPERPKAKSMTDYFKALGDRDSWWFMFFYSVTFGGFIGLASALPGYFNDQYGLSPVTAGYYTAACVFGGSLMRPLGGALADRFGGIRTLLVMYTLAATCIAAVGFNLPSSYAALALFVCTMLGLGAGNGAVFQLVPQRFRREIGVMTGLIGMAGGIGGFALAAGMGAIKQSTGSYQLALWLFASLGVLAWFGLHGVKRRWRTTWGSAAVTAARV from the coding sequence ATGAATTCAAGCTTCTGGAAATCCGGCCATACCCCGACACTCTTCTCGGCCTTTCTGTATTTCGACCTGAGCTTCATGGTCTGGTACCTGCTGGGTCCACTGGCAGTGCAAATCGCCGCCGACTTGCACCTGACCACCCAGCAACGCGGGCTCGTGGTGGCCACGCCGATTCTGGCCGGGGCGTTCCTGCGCTTCGTGATGGGACTGCTGGCAGATCGTCTGTCACCGAAAACCGCCGGGCTGATCGGTCAAGTGATCGTGATTTGCGCCCTGTTTGGCGCCTGGAAGCTGGGCATCCACAGCTACGAACAAGCGCTGCTGCTGGGCCTGTTCCTCGGCATGGCCGGCGCCTCGTTCGCGGTCGCCCTGCCCCTGGCCTCGCAGTGGTATCCGCCACAGCATCAAGGCAAGGCGATGGGCATCGCCGGTGCGGGCAACTCGGGCACGGTATTCGCTGCGCTGATCGCCCCGATGCTGGCGGCCTCGTTTGGCTGGAGCAACGTCTTTGGCTTTGCACTGATCCCGCTGATCCTGACGCTGATTATCTTCGCCTGGCTGGCGAAAAACGCACCTGAACGGCCGAAAGCCAAATCCATGACTGACTACTTCAAGGCCCTCGGTGACCGCGACAGCTGGTGGTTCATGTTTTTCTACAGCGTGACCTTCGGCGGCTTCATCGGCCTGGCCAGCGCCCTGCCCGGCTACTTCAACGACCAATACGGCCTGAGCCCGGTCACCGCTGGCTACTACACCGCAGCCTGCGTGTTCGGCGGCAGTTTGATGCGGCCACTCGGTGGTGCACTGGCGGATCGTTTCGGTGGCATTCGCACCTTGCTGGTGATGTACACGCTGGCCGCGACCTGCATTGCTGCCGTGGGTTTCAACCTGCCCAGCTCTTACGCTGCGCTGGCACTGTTCGTCTGCACCATGCTCGGCCTTGGCGCGGGTAACGGTGCGGTGTTCCAGCTGGTGCCACAACGCTTTCGCCGCGAAATCGGCGTGATGACCGGGTTGATCGGCATGGCAGGCGGCATCGGTGGTTTCGCCCTCGCGGCAGGCATGGGTGCGATCAAGCAGAGCACCGGCAGCTATCAACTGGCTTTGTGGTTGTTCGCCAGCCTCGGTGTCCTGGCCTGGTTTGGCCTGCACGGGGTCAAGCGCCGCTGGAGAACCACCTGGGGTTCGGCTGCTGTGACCGCCGCGCGGGTATGA
- a CDS encoding ANTAR domain-containing response regulator, whose translation MLRILLINDTAKKVGRLKAALTEAGFEVIDESGLTIDLPARVETVRPDVILIDTESPSRDVLEQVVLVSRDQPRPIVMFTDEHDPDVMRQAIKSGVSAYIVEGIHAARLQPILDVAMARFESDQALRAQLQARDQQLAERKRIELAKGLLMKMKDCNEEQAYTLMRRQAMSRQQKLIQVAEQIIAMSELLG comes from the coding sequence ATGTTGCGTATCCTGCTGATCAACGACACCGCGAAAAAGGTCGGGCGGCTCAAGGCCGCGCTGACCGAAGCCGGGTTTGAGGTGATCGATGAATCAGGCCTGACCATCGACCTGCCTGCGCGCGTCGAAACGGTGCGTCCGGACGTGATCCTGATCGATACCGAGTCACCGAGCCGTGATGTGCTGGAGCAAGTGGTGCTGGTCAGCCGCGACCAGCCACGGCCCATCGTGATGTTCACCGACGAGCACGACCCGGACGTGATGCGCCAGGCAATCAAGTCCGGCGTCAGCGCCTACATCGTCGAAGGCATTCATGCCGCGCGCCTGCAACCGATCCTCGACGTGGCCATGGCACGCTTTGAAAGCGATCAGGCCTTGCGTGCCCAACTCCAGGCCCGCGACCAGCAACTGGCCGAGCGCAAGCGCATTGAACTGGCCAAGGGCTTGCTGATGAAAATGAAGGACTGCAATGAAGAACAGGCCTACACCCTGATGCGCCGCCAGGCCATGAGCCGTCAGCAGAAGCTGATCCAGGTGGCCGAACAGATCATTGCCATGAGCGAATTGCTGGGCTGA
- a CDS encoding CmpA/NrtA family ABC transporter substrate-binding protein translates to MTEPEAGPLAWVNGSDAPEKTAINLGFMALSDCASVVVAATQGFAQPYGLTLNLKRQSSWANLRDKLVSGELDAAHSLYGLIYAVHLGIGGVAATDMAVLMGLNQNGQSINLSHGLQALGVTGPEALERHVHQSRPKLTFAQTFPTGTHAMWLYYWLASQGIHPLQDVDSVVVPPPQMVAHLQAGRIDGFCVGEPWSASAVKQNLGFTLATSQTIWPDHPEKVLGCTRAFVEQYPNTARALVMAILEASRFIEQSTENRRSTAQLLSAAEYLDAPLDCIEPRLLGDYADGLGNRWQDPHALRFHGGGDVNLPYLSDGMWFMTQFRRWGLLREDPDYLQVARQVQQLGVYRDAASALGIAARDQEMRSSQLIDGKIWNGSDPAAYARSFKLHAMADTPALLARR, encoded by the coding sequence ATGACTGAACCTGAAGCAGGACCGCTGGCCTGGGTCAATGGCAGCGATGCCCCGGAAAAGACCGCGATCAACCTCGGTTTCATGGCCCTGAGCGACTGCGCATCCGTGGTGGTTGCGGCGACTCAGGGCTTCGCCCAACCCTACGGGTTGACCCTGAACCTCAAGCGCCAGTCGTCGTGGGCCAACCTGCGGGACAAACTGGTCAGCGGTGAACTGGATGCCGCCCACAGCCTCTATGGTTTGATCTATGCGGTGCATCTGGGCATCGGCGGCGTCGCCGCGACGGACATGGCCGTGCTGATGGGGCTGAACCAGAACGGCCAGAGCATCAACCTTTCTCATGGCCTGCAAGCGCTGGGCGTGACCGGTCCTGAAGCGCTGGAACGTCACGTGCACCAAAGTCGCCCAAAACTCACCTTCGCCCAGACCTTCCCCACTGGCACCCACGCCATGTGGTTGTATTACTGGCTGGCGAGCCAGGGCATCCATCCGTTGCAGGATGTCGACAGCGTCGTGGTGCCACCGCCACAAATGGTCGCGCACTTGCAGGCCGGACGGATCGACGGTTTCTGCGTCGGCGAACCCTGGAGCGCCAGTGCGGTGAAGCAGAACCTCGGCTTCACCCTGGCGACAAGCCAGACCATCTGGCCCGACCACCCGGAAAAAGTCCTCGGCTGCACCCGCGCCTTCGTCGAGCAATACCCGAACACCGCACGGGCACTGGTCATGGCGATCCTGGAGGCCAGTCGCTTCATCGAGCAAAGTACCGAAAACCGCCGCAGCACCGCGCAACTATTGAGTGCTGCCGAATACCTGGATGCACCGCTCGACTGCATCGAACCGCGCTTGCTGGGCGATTATGCCGACGGCCTGGGCAATCGCTGGCAGGACCCTCACGCGTTGCGCTTCCATGGCGGTGGCGACGTCAACCTGCCGTACCTTTCCGACGGCATGTGGTTCATGACTCAATTCCGGCGCTGGGGCCTGCTGCGCGAAGACCCGGACTATCTGCAGGTGGCGCGTCAGGTCCAGCAACTTGGTGTCTATCGCGATGCCGCCAGTGCGCTGGGCATCGCGGCCCGGGATCAGGAAATGCGCAGCAGCCAGTTGATCGACGGTAAAATATGGAATGGCTCGGACCCGGCGGCGTATGCCCGCAGCTTCAAGCTGCACGCCATGGCCGACACCCCCGCTCTTCTCGCCCGCCGCTGA
- a CDS encoding quinone-dependent dihydroorotate dehydrogenase, translating into MYTLARQLLFKLSPETSHDLSLDLIGAGGRLGLNGLLCKAPAQLPVNVMGLDFPNPVGLAAGLDKNGAAIDGFAQLGFGFVEIGTITPRPQPGNPKPRIFRLPQAEAIINRMGFNNLGVDHLLARVAAAKYKGVLGINIGKNFDTPVERAVDDYLICLDKVYAHASYVTVNVSSPNTPGLRSLQFGDSLKQLLEALRQRQEDLAQRHGKRVPLAIKIAPDMTDEETVQVAQALIDTGMDAVIATNTTLSRVGVEGMEYGDEAGGLSGAPVRDKSTHTVKVLAAELAGRLPIIAVGGITEGKHAAEKIAAGASLVQLYSGFIYKGPALIRESVDAIAALR; encoded by the coding sequence ATGTATACCCTGGCCCGCCAACTGTTGTTCAAACTCTCCCCGGAAACCTCCCACGATCTGTCCCTGGACCTGATCGGCGCAGGTGGGCGTTTGGGTCTCAATGGCTTGCTGTGCAAGGCGCCAGCGCAGTTGCCAGTGAATGTCATGGGCCTGGACTTCCCGAATCCGGTGGGGCTGGCGGCCGGTCTGGACAAGAACGGCGCAGCGATCGATGGGTTTGCGCAATTGGGTTTTGGCTTCGTTGAAATCGGCACCATCACCCCGCGTCCGCAACCGGGCAATCCAAAGCCACGGATTTTCCGCTTGCCGCAAGCCGAGGCGATCATCAACCGCATGGGGTTCAACAACCTCGGCGTCGATCATCTGCTGGCGCGTGTGGCAGCGGCCAAATACAAGGGCGTGCTGGGGATCAACATCGGCAAGAACTTCGATACGCCGGTTGAGCGTGCGGTCGACGACTACCTGATCTGCCTGGACAAGGTTTACGCCCACGCCAGTTACGTGACGGTCAACGTCAGCTCGCCGAACACCCCGGGCCTGCGCAGCCTGCAATTTGGTGATTCGCTCAAGCAACTGCTCGAAGCCTTGCGTCAGCGTCAGGAAGATCTGGCTCAACGCCACGGCAAGCGTGTACCGCTGGCGATCAAGATTGCACCGGACATGACTGACGAAGAAACCGTTCAGGTGGCACAAGCGCTGATCGACACCGGGATGGACGCGGTGATTGCGACCAACACCACCCTGAGCCGCGTAGGCGTCGAAGGCATGGAATACGGTGACGAGGCGGGCGGCTTGTCCGGCGCTCCGGTGCGCGACAAGAGCACTCACACGGTCAAGGTGTTGGCAGCCGAGTTGGCCGGGCGTTTGCCGATCATCGCGGTGGGCGGTATTACCGAAGGCAAGCACGCGGCTGAGAAAATCGCTGCGGGCGCCAGTCTGGTGCAGCTCTACTCTGGCTTCATTTACAAAGGCCCTGCGTTGATTCGCGAATCGGTGGATGCCATCGCCGCCCTGAGATAA